The nucleotide window GACACCTACACCTGGAAGAACGCCCGTATCGACGGCGGCGGCTTCGTGCCGGGCATCGTCTTCAACCGCAAGGAGAAGAACCTCGCGTACGCCCGCACGGACATCGGCGGCGCCTACCGCTGGGTGCAGTCGTCGAAGACCTGGACCCCGCTGCTCGACTCGGTCGGCTGGGACAGCTGGGGGCACACGGGCGTCGTGAGCCTCGCCTCCGACTCCGTCGACCCGAACAAGGTGTACGTGGCGGCCGGCACGTACACGAACAGCTGGGACCCGGGGAACGGGGCGATCCTGAGGTCGTCCGACCGGGGCGCCAGCTGGGCGAAGACCAATCTGCCGTTCAAGCTGGGCGGGAACATGCCGGGCCGGGGCATGGGCGAGCGTCTGGCGGTCGACCCGAACAAGAACAGCGTGCTGTATCTGGGCGCGCCCAGCGGCAAGGGCCTGTGGCGGTCGACGGACTCGGGCGTCAGCTGGTCGCAGGTGACGAACTTCCCGAACGTCGGCAACTACGTGCAGGACGCGAGCGACACGTCCGGCTACGCGTCCGACAACCAGGGCATCGTCTGGGTCACCTTCGACGAGTCGACTGGCACCTCCGGGAACGCCACGAAGACGATCTACATCGGGGTCGCCGACAAGGACAACGCCGTGTACCGCTCGACGGACGCGGGCGCGACGTGGTCGCGGGTCGGGGGCCAGCCGACGGGCTATCTGGCCCACAAGGGCGTCCTGGACGCGACGAACGGCTATCTGTATGTGCCGTACAGCGACAAGGGCGGGCCGTACGACGGCGGCAAGGGCCAGCTGTGGCGGTACGCGACGGCGACGGGCACCTGGACGAACATCAGCCCGGTGGCGGAGGCCGACACGTACTACGGCTTCAGCGGGCTGACGATCGACCGGCAGAAGCCGGGTACGGTCATGGCGACGGCGTACAGCTCCTGGTGGCCGGACACCCAGATCTTCCGGTCGACGAACAGTGGCGCCACCTGGACCAAGGCGTGGGACTACACGTCGTATCCGAATCGCTCCAACCGCTACACCATGGACGTCTCGTCCTCCCCGTGGCTGACGTGGGGCGCGAACCCGTCACCGCCCGAGCAGACACCCAAGCTCGGCTGGATGACGGAGGCGCTGGAGATCGATCCGTTCGACTCGAACCGGATGATGTACGGGACGGGCGCGACGATCTACGGCACCGAGAACCTCGGAAACTGGGACAGCGGCGGCCAGTTCAGCATCAGACCGATGGTGCAGGGCCTGGAGGAGACGGCGGTCAACGACCTGGCCTCGCCCCCGTCCGGTGCCCCGCTGCTGAGCGCGCTCGGTGATGTCGGCGGCTTCCGTCACACGGATCTGACGAAGGTCCCGTCGATGATGTTCACCTCCCCGAACTTCACGACGAGCACGAGCCTGGACTACGCGGAGACCAGCCCCGGCACGGTCGTCCGGGTCGGCAATCTGGACTCGGGTCCGCACATCGCGTTCTCCACGGACAACGGCGCCAACTGGTTCGCCGGGACCGACCCGTCGGGTGTCAGCGGCGGCGGCACGGTCGCGGCGGCCTCGGACGGCAGCCGGTTCGTGTGGAGCCCGGCGGGCACGGGCGTGCAGTACACGACGGGCTTCGGTACGTCGTGGCAGGCGTCGAGCGGGATACCGTCCGGCGCGATCGTCGAGTCCGACCGGGTCGACCCGAAGACCTTCTACGGCTTCAAGTCCGGGAAGTTCTACGTCAGCACGGACGGTGGCGCGACCTTCACCGCGTCGAACGCGAGCGGTCTGCCGAGCGGCGACAGTGTGCGCTTCAAGGCGCTGCCCGGGGGGAAGGGCGATGTGTGGCTGGCGGGCGGTGCGACCGACGGCGCGTACGGCCTCTGGCACTCGACGGACAGCGGGGCCACCTTCACCAAGCTCTCGAACGTCGAGCAGGCCGACACGATCGGCTTCGGCAAGGCGGCGTCCGGCGCCTCGTACCAGACCCTCTACACCAGCGCCAAGATCGGCGGCGTACGCGGCATCTTCCGCTCGACGGACAAGGGCGCGACCTGGACCCGAATCAACGACGACGCCCATCAGTGGGGTTGGACGGGCTCGGCGATCACGGGTGACCCGCGTGTCTACGGGCGGGTGTACGTCGCGACGAACGGCCGGGGTGTCATCTACGGCGATTCCTCGGACACCGGGGGCGGTGGAGGTGGCGGCACCGATCCGACCCCGACACCGACCGGCGCGTGCGCGGTGACGTACAAGATCACCAGCGAGTGGTCGGGCGGCTTCCAGGCGGACGTGCAGCTCGCCAACACGGGCACGAGCGCCTGGACCGGCTGGTCGCTGGGCTGGTCGTTCCCCAACGGCCAGGCCGTCTCGCAGATCTGGAACGCCGACTTCACCCAGTCGGGTTCGTCGGTGACGGCGAAGAACGTGAACTGGAACGGGAACGTGGCGGCGGGCTCGTCCGTGAGCTTCGGCTTCACGGGCAGCTGGTCGGGCACGAACGGCAAACCGGCCGCCTTCAAGCTGGGTGACCAGTCCTGCACGGTGACCTGACAACCCGCGCGGGACGAAGAAGGGCGGCACGTGCCCTGGGCCACGTGCCGCCCTTCGCCGTACTCGGTCAGGTCAGGGCGTGTACACCGTCGGGCGGGGCGCCGTCGGCATGCCGGCGCCGATGAAGAAGCTGGTGTGCGGGGGCTGGTTGTAGGCGGTGTTCTGCCAGGCCAGGCCCGTGCGGTACATCGTGTCGTGGAGCAGGGTGGTGATCTTCGTGCCGGTCTCGACCGGCGTCGAGTAGATCCTGAGGGCCGTGTTGTCGCTGGTGCGCCAGACGACCTCCTCGCGCCAGTCGCCGAGGATGTCGCCGGAGAGGGCCGGGGTCGACTTGGTGCCGTTGTTGGAGGAGACGCCGGAGCCGGTCAGGAGGCGGGTGTCGGAGGAGGTGCCGTACTTGTCGATGCGGGTGCCGTCGAGGAGTTCGCGGACCGGGTCGCCGTCCCACCAGGACAGGAAGTTGACGGAGGAGGGCTCGCGGCCCTTCGTCGCGCCCGCCTCGTCGCGGATGGAGGAGTCGGAGGCGGACCACATCTCGGGGCCGTCGTTGCCGGCGTAGATGTCACCGGCCACGCCCCGCCCGTTGTCGCAGCAGGCGGCGAGCTGCCAGCGGATCGCGCCGTTCGCGGGGTTGATGTACAGCTCGGCGGGCTGGGAGGTGGACTCGGAGACCTTGAAGTACTCCAGTCCTGACGTGGACGGGTCGAGGTCGCCCAGATGCTGTGCGTCCCCGTGGCCGGTCCTGGTGGTCCACAGCCCGTTGCCGTTGTCGTCCACGGCCATCGCGCCGTACACGATCTCGTCCTTGCCGTCGCCGTCCACGTCACCGACGGACAGACTGTGCGAGCCCTGGCCGTCGTACCCCTTGCCGGAGTTGGTGGACGAACTGGTGTCGAAGGTCCAGCGCCGGGTGAAGGAGCCGTTGCGCCAGTCCCAGGCGGCGATGACGGTACGGGTGTAGTAGCCGCGCGCCATGATCAGCGAGGGGCGGGCGCCGTCCAGATACGCCGTGCCGGCGAGGAAGCGGTCGACCCGGTTGCCGTACGAGTCGCCCCATGACGAGACCGTGCCGCGCGCCGGGACGTAGTCCACGCTCTGCATGGCCTTGCCGGTCTGCCCGTTGAACATGGTCAGGTACTCGGGGCCGGACAGCACGTAGCCGCTGGAGTTGCGGTGGTCGGCGGACGAGCTGCCGATGACCGCGCCCGTGCCGTCGACCGTGCCGTCCGCCGTCTTCATGGCGATCTCGGCCTTGCCGTCGCCGTCGTAGTCGTACGCCTGGAACTGGGTGTAGTGGGCGCCCGA belongs to Streptomyces graminofaciens and includes:
- a CDS encoding cellulose binding domain-containing protein, translated to MRRTRVLTAVLALSAGLLAGSPPVLAAQKAEKTVSIAADTYTWKNARIDGGGFVPGIVFNRKEKNLAYARTDIGGAYRWVQSSKTWTPLLDSVGWDSWGHTGVVSLASDSVDPNKVYVAAGTYTNSWDPGNGAILRSSDRGASWAKTNLPFKLGGNMPGRGMGERLAVDPNKNSVLYLGAPSGKGLWRSTDSGVSWSQVTNFPNVGNYVQDASDTSGYASDNQGIVWVTFDESTGTSGNATKTIYIGVADKDNAVYRSTDAGATWSRVGGQPTGYLAHKGVLDATNGYLYVPYSDKGGPYDGGKGQLWRYATATGTWTNISPVAEADTYYGFSGLTIDRQKPGTVMATAYSSWWPDTQIFRSTNSGATWTKAWDYTSYPNRSNRYTMDVSSSPWLTWGANPSPPEQTPKLGWMTEALEIDPFDSNRMMYGTGATIYGTENLGNWDSGGQFSIRPMVQGLEETAVNDLASPPSGAPLLSALGDVGGFRHTDLTKVPSMMFTSPNFTTSTSLDYAETSPGTVVRVGNLDSGPHIAFSTDNGANWFAGTDPSGVSGGGTVAAASDGSRFVWSPAGTGVQYTTGFGTSWQASSGIPSGAIVESDRVDPKTFYGFKSGKFYVSTDGGATFTASNASGLPSGDSVRFKALPGGKGDVWLAGGATDGAYGLWHSTDSGATFTKLSNVEQADTIGFGKAASGASYQTLYTSAKIGGVRGIFRSTDKGATWTRINDDAHQWGWTGSAITGDPRVYGRVYVATNGRGVIYGDSSDTGGGGGGGTDPTPTPTGACAVTYKITSEWSGGFQADVQLANTGTSAWTGWSLGWSFPNGQAVSQIWNADFTQSGSSVTAKNVNWNGNVAAGSSVSFGFTGSWSGTNGKPAAFKLGDQSCTVT
- a CDS encoding rhamnogalacturonan lyase, with protein sequence MQHPHRHRRRQVLRSAVTAALVAAGLTTLTGTPAHAATARQVEKLDRGVVSVHTDSGNLVSWRWLGTDPNDVSFNVYRAGTKVNSTPVTGSTNYFHSGAPAQADYTVRAVVGGVEQGDSVHAVQLRTGYKDVPISAPAGGTTPDGVAYTYDANDASVADLDGDGALDFVLKWQPTNAKDNSQSGYTGNTIIDGVKLDGTRLWRVDLGRNIRSGAHYTQFQAYDYDGDGKAEIAMKTADGTVDGTGAVIGSSSADHRNSSGYVLSGPEYLTMFNGQTGKAMQSVDYVPARGTVSSWGDSYGNRVDRFLAGTAYLDGARPSLIMARGYYTRTVIAAWDWRNGSFTRRWTFDTSSSTNSGKGYDGQGSHSLSVGDVDGDGKDEIVYGAMAVDDNGNGLWTTRTGHGDAQHLGDLDPSTSGLEYFKVSESTSQPAELYINPANGAIRWQLAACCDNGRGVAGDIYAGNDGPEMWSASDSSIRDEAGATKGREPSSVNFLSWWDGDPVRELLDGTRIDKYGTSSDTRLLTGSGVSSNNGTKSTPALSGDILGDWREEVVWRTSDNTALRIYSTPVETGTKITTLLHDTMYRTGLAWQNTAYNQPPHTSFFIGAGMPTAPRPTVYTP